From a single Brassica oleracea var. oleracea cultivar TO1000 chromosome C5, BOL, whole genome shotgun sequence genomic region:
- the LOC106294249 gene encoding V-type proton ATPase subunit B 2-like codes for MRRGQAREVDGEKAVVQVFERTSEIGTVQYTEVLKTHVSQEMFGHIFNGSRKPIDYGPPILPEACLYISGVVPTSVYTSRKFSSGAGLTATVGKEPEAGWCFNA; via the exons ATGAGACGTGGTCAGGCCAGGGAGGTTGATGGCGAGAAAGCTGTTGTCCAG GTTTTTGAAAGAACATCTGAAATTGGCACCGTTCAATACACTGAG GTACTGAAAACACATGTATCTCAAGAGATGTTTGGGCACATTTTTAACGGCTCAAGAAAGCCAATTGATTATGGCCCTCCTATTTTGCCTGAGGCATGCCTTTATATTTCTG GCGTAGTGCCAACATCTGTGTATACATCTAGGAAGTTCTCTTCTGGAGCTGGGTTGACTGCAACTGTGGGTAAAGAACCTGAAGCTG GCTGGTGCTTTAATGCTTGA